The following coding sequences lie in one Lacerta agilis isolate rLacAgi1 chromosome 4, rLacAgi1.pri, whole genome shotgun sequence genomic window:
- the LOC117045457 gene encoding beta-1,4-galactosyltransferase 3-like → MAFGKKMSLSRVENPCFLLFLIIFQAIFILILYRGSNSTVYRTSFPLPGPLDYSKTEDVYTNLSLFTRAPDKANMRYCTESPILVGPLSITFDTLPSEETIISKNPYVQSGGRYSPPDCVARYKTAVIVPHKNREKHLQHFLYYLHPFLQRQQINYCIYLIHQAGSGPFNRAKLLNVGVREAMKDDDWDCLLLHDVDLIPENDYNVYVCDDYFPKQMSTAIDKLYYSFPYWSFFGGVIALTPEHYMKINGFPNTFWDKDGEDDDIAERIAIAGMGIDRVPLYIGHYKMIDYGQAAERVQNLRRPAELNTKKTWRDDGMNSLEYKLLGKKKYHLYVNITVDIGAAPVLPPEGESKGNKA, encoded by the exons ATGGCTTTTGGAAAGAAAATGTCCCTTTCTCGAGTAGAAAATCCCTGCTTTCTGCTTTTTTTGATAATCTTTCAAGCAATATTCATCTTGATCCTGTACCGAGGCAGCAATTCAACTGTATATCGGACTTCTTTTCCACTACCTGGCCCATTGGACTATTCAAAAACAGAGGATGTCTATACAAATCTCAGTTTGTTCACTCGTGCTCCTGATAAGGCAAATATGCGGTACTGCACTGAGTCACCAATATTAG TTGGACCCTTATCCATCACATTTGACACACTACCCAGTGAAGAAACGATCATCAGCAAAAACCCGTATGTCCAGTCAGGCGGTCGCTACAGCCCTCCCGACTGTGTGGCTCGCTACAAAACTGCTGTCATTGTGCCACACAAGAATCGCGAGAAACACTTGCAGCACTTCCTCTATTATCTCCATCCCTTCCTTCAGCGTCAGCAGATTAACTACTGTATCTACTTGATTCATCAG GCTGGAAGTGGCCCATTTAACCGAGCAAAACTTCTTAACGTTGGAGTCCGCGAAGCCATGAAAGACGATGACTGGGACTGCCTGCTTCTGCATGATGTGGACCTCATTCCAGAGAATGATTATAATGTTTATGTCTGTGATGATTATTTCCCCAAACAAATGTCCACTGCTATTGACAAGTTATACTACAG ttTCCCATATTGGTCCTTTTTTGGTGGTGTAATTGCTTTGACCCCAGAGCATTACATGAAGATAAATGGGTTTCCAAATACCTTCTGGGACAAAGATGGTGAAGATGATGACATTGCTGAAAG GATTGCTATAGCAGGAATGGGAATAGATCGCGTTCCACTTTATATTGGGCATTACAAAATGATAGACTATGGACAAGCTGCTGAACGTGTACAGAACCTTAGAAG GCCTGCTGAACTGAACACTAAAAAAACGTGGAGAGATGATGGGATGAATTCTCTGGAGTACAAACTCCTGGGGAAAAAGAAGTACCACCTGTATGTTAACATTACTGTGGATATTGGGGCTGCACCAGTCCTACCACCTGAGGGCGAAAGCAAAGGAAACAAAGCCTGA